A genome region from Anopheles stephensi strain Indian chromosome 2, UCI_ANSTEP_V1.0, whole genome shotgun sequence includes the following:
- the LOC118505975 gene encoding serine-aspartate repeat-containing protein I-like gives MMEDKPLFEGKHCLSLKCVLFLFYGGLGCIYPFLQSNMAQKGFAYNEIYSISAIIPLTALLGPIVFALLVDKWAIGNAFAYGKRLRILTAVTIIASMVLYVLLMFAVSRTPPPEMCAPQASFLCNRKGAFIVQEKCSENGICHDWSAEKTGMLSLENCTYSCQKENQFESTCYSRHAKSAQMAAWLREQEDAQDEDEGAVLDLGSGQGTIERDSDGDGIPDNLDTDDDNDGIPDARDPDSSNDLDGDGIPNELDPDDDNDGIPDDKDDDDDNDGIPDDQDVDDDNDGIPDTLEGKAKSNDLDGDGIPNDQDPDDDNDGIPDEEDPDDDNDGIPDDKDLDDDNDGVPDALEGKARTNDLDGDGIPDDQDTDDDNDGIPDAEDDDDDNDGIPDAEDVDDDNDGIPDALESTPRSNDLDGDGIPNELDDDDDNDGIPDAEDTDDDNDGIADDQDVDDDNDGIPDALEGKAKFNDLDGDGIPNDQDTDDDNDGIPDAEDKDDDNDGIPDDQDADDDNDGVPDAKDRSNANDLDGDGVPDAEDDDDDNDGIPDAEDTDDDNDGIPDSEDPDDDNDGIPDELEGKPVTHDLDGDGIPDDEDPDDDNDGIPDTEDDDDDNDGIPDSEDVDDDNDGILDIHDQGQRNKNDLDGDGIPNDEDPDDDNDGIPDDQDSDDDNDGIPDAEDDDDDNDGVPDSQETVIVPTAIVCADADEEDEVCHTYSEGIIQVKATFDAHNEKDEGDECSYPLDGFRCPLDKAWVKAQPAGCKPVVQCDIADPYEDSDSLLYGTTCDGDEDNDGDDDAGDSTFYYYLSIRSLLDFFLLSGLTLLNTIIVIVTRDRSTSGVADFGRQLVWGAVGWIIFFNDDFEQPYMLFVLLYTTAAVILLSPLKMDLSPAEDWWQLRTVPQKFVSVPACRKYFQHCWLPFLVAIGLGSLWSVIDAIDDSHMTNLPTTDAEDGDVPQQQSTVFQTLVRTVLLAGDLLAIPVLIYSRRIIEVFGTCKILVGAFLSLVLRFILLAILDYSLWDVVEDWLLPTTLGLTWVTLVLHFRELLPRKVTALAQALPVIAHFGFGRFFGALIGIEHHYHRLENDYEIIAGVLFGLTIISVVLYRYREIVLTYLGQYIPALKPGQANGAASKTKGETNV, from the exons ATGATGGAGGATAAGCCATTGTTCGAGGGCAAGCACTGCCTCTCGCTGAAATGCGTCCTGTTCCTGTTCTACGGAG GCCTGGGATGTATCTATCCCTTCCTTCAGTCAAACATGGCCCAGAAGGGCTTCGCGTACAATGAGATCTACTCGATATCGGCCATAATTCCACTGACCGCACTGCTCGGACCGATCGTCTTTGCGCTGCTGGTCGACAAGTGGGCCATCGGGAATGCGTTTGCGTACGGCAAGCGGTTGCGTATCCTCACGGCCGTCACGATCATCGCTTCCATGGTACTGTACGTGCTGCTGATGTTCGCTGTCAGCAGGACGCCACCGCCGGAGATGTGTGCCCCGCAGGCCAGCTTCCTGTGCAACCGCAAGGGAGCGTTCATCGTGCAGGAGAAGTGTTCGGAAAATGGCATCTGTCACGATTGGTCGGCAGAAAAG aCGGGAATGTTGAGCTTGGAGAACTGTACGTACAGCTGTCAGAAGGAGAATCAGTTCGAGAGTACCTGCTACAGTCGCCATGCTAAATCGGCCCAGATGGCGGCTTGGTTGCGTGAGCAGGAGGACGCGCAGGATGAGGATGAGGGCGCGGTGCTAGATTTGGGCAGCGGACAGGGTACGATCGAGCGTGATTCGGATGGGGATGGCATTCCGGACAATCTCGACACGGACGATGATAACGATGGTATTCCTGATGCACGTGATCCTGACTCGAGCAACGATCTGGACGGTGACGGTATTCCGAACGAGCTGGATCCTGATGATGATAACGATGGTATCCCGGACGataaggatgatgatgatgataacgaTGGAATCCCGGATGATCAGGATgtggatgatgataatgatggtaTTCCGGACACGTTGGAGGGCAAGGCCAAGTCAAACGATCTCGATGGAGACGGTATTCCGAACGATCAGGATCCGGACGATGATAACGATGGGATTCCGGATGAGGAGGATCCGGACGATGACAATGATGGAATACCGGATGATAAGGATctggatgatgataatgacgGTGTTCCGGATGCGCTGGAGGGTAAGGCCAGAACCAACGATCTTGATGGCGATGGTATTCCGGACGATCAGGATAcggatgatgataatgatggtaTTCCCGACGCggaggacgatgatgacgataatgACGGAATCCCGGATGCCGaggatgttgatgatgataacgATGGCATTCCGGACGCGCTGGAGAGTACACCGCGTTCGAACGATCTGGACGGTGATGGCATTCCCAACGAgctggacgatgatgatgataatgatggaATTCCGGATGCGGAGGACACGGATGATGATAACGATGGCATCGCGGATGACCAGGACGTTGATGATGATAACGATGGCATCCCGGACGCTCTGGAGGGCAAGGCTAAGTTTAACGATCTAGATGGAGATGGCATTCCGAACGATCAGGATACGGACGATGATAACGATGGAATTCCGGATGCGGAAGATAAGGATGACGACAATGATGGCATTCCGGACGATCAGGACGCCGACGATGATAATGATGGTGTCCCAGATGCTAAGGATCGCTCCAATGCAAACGATCTCGATGGAGATGGTGTGCCGGATGCGgaggatgacgatgacgataatGACGGCATTCCCGATGCGGAAGATACCGACGATGACAATGATGGCATCCCAGACTCCGAAGATCCGGATGATGATAACGATGGCATACCGGACGAGCTGGAAGGCAAGCCTGTGACGCACGATCTGGACGGTGATGGCATTCCGGATGATGAGGATCCGGACGACGATAATGATGGCATTCCCGACACggaggacgatgatgacgataatgACGGTATTCCGGACTCGGAGGATGTGGATGATGATAACGATGGCATACTGGATATCCATGATCAGGGTCAGCGCAACAAGAACGATCTGGATGGGGATGGTATCCCGAACGATGAGGATCCGGACGACGATAATGATGGCATTCCGGACGATCAGGACAGCGATGATGACAACGATGGCATCCCGGACGCTgaggatgacgacgatgataacGATGGTGTACCGGACAGCCAGGAGACGGTGATCGTACCGACCGCGATCGTGTGTGCGGATGCCGATGAAGAGGATGAAGTCTGCCACACGTACAGTGAGGGCATCATTCAGGTGAAGGCCACCTTCGATGCGCACAACGAGAAGGACGAAGGAGATGAGTGCAGCTATCCGCTAG ATGGTTTCCGATGCCCACTGGATAAGGCCTGGGTTAAAGCGCAGCCCGCAGGATGTAAACCCGTCGTTCAGTGCGATATTGCCGATCCTTACGAAGACTCCGACAGTCTACTGTACGGTACGACTTGCGACGGT GACGAAGAcaacgatggtgatgatgacgcGGGTGACTCCACCTTCTACTACTACCTCTCCATTCGTTCGCTGCTCGATTTCTTCCTGCTCAGTGGACTGACGCTGCTGAACACGATCATCGTGATCGTAACGCGCGATCGCTCCACCTCCGGCGTTGCCGACTTTGGCCGACAGCTCGTTTGGGGTGCGGTCGGTTGGATTATCTTCTTCAACGATGACTTTGAGCAGCCGTACATGCTGTTCGTGCTGCTCtacaccaccgccgccgttaTTTTGCTCAGCCCGCTCAAAATGGACCTCTCGCCGGCCGAAGACTGGTGGCAGCTGCGCACGGTGCCACAGAAGTTTGTGTCCGTACCGGCGTGCCGCAAATACTTCCAGCACTGTTGGCTTCCGTTCCTGGTTGCGATCGGTCTCGGATCGCTCTGGAGCGTGATCGACGCGATCGACGACTCGCACATGACCAACCTGCCCACCACCGACGCCGAGGACGGTGACGTTCCGCAGCAGCAGTCGACCGTGTTCCAGACCCTCGTCCGCACGGTACTCCTCGCCGGTGATCTTCTCGCCATCCCGGTACTGATCTACTCGCGCCGCATCATCGAGGTGTTCGGAACCTGCAAGATCCTGGTCGGTGCGTTCCTTTCGCTCGTACTCCGCTTCATCCTGCTGGCCATTTTGGACTACTCGCTGTGGGACGTGGTTGAGGACTGGCTGCTGCCAACTACGCTCGGCCTTACCTGGGTCACGCTGGTGCTACACTTCCGCGAGCTGCTGCCCCGTAAGGTGACCGCTCTGGCGCAAGCCCTGCCCGTGATAGCACACTTTGGCTTTGGACGCTTCTTCGGGGCACTGATCGGCATCGAACACCACTATCACCGGCTGGAGAATGATTACGAAATTATCGCCGGCGTACTGTTCGGGCTGACCATCATCAGTGTTGTGCTGTACCGCTACAGGGAGATTGTGCTCACTTACCTGGGCCAGTACATCCCGGCACTGAAGCCGGGCCAGGCTAATGGTGCAGCATCGAAGACTAAGGGCGAAACGAACGTTTAa